One Alicyclobacillus vulcanalis genomic region harbors:
- a CDS encoding multicopper oxidase family protein, which translates to MRRRMSGFATGLGIAAGLALSSALAAPFFHAGNASAASTMSMAPTSTMGALPAPEGVPDAGPLSITPEVIRQQQADAVRVMDEEGLKPQILSGDIKRFTLTASQVNWYLYPGKAVVACGYNGQVPGPVLRVRVGDRVQILLRNELNEPTTLHIQGLDLPASQLGIGDVTESPIPPGGERLYSFTVTPQMVGTHLYESGTDMASEIDQGLHGVLLVDPARGSLYPQAKVDALFEIDAWMVDGSTTENAFGLDGKPYPDAPELTVPYGSRVVLRIVNASGMCYHAMHLHETTFWLLAEDGHPLAKPRPMNVLAIAPGETADVEFVANVRGDWMFHCHILDHMMNPDDEVDMMGGLVTFIHVR; encoded by the coding sequence ATGAGAAGACGCATGTCAGGCTTTGCGACGGGCCTTGGCATCGCGGCGGGGCTCGCCCTCAGTTCCGCCCTCGCCGCGCCGTTCTTCCACGCCGGGAACGCGTCCGCGGCGTCGACGATGTCGATGGCGCCGACGAGCACCATGGGCGCCCTGCCCGCGCCCGAAGGCGTGCCGGACGCAGGCCCGCTGTCGATCACGCCCGAGGTCATTCGCCAACAACAGGCTGACGCTGTCCGGGTCATGGACGAAGAAGGCCTGAAGCCACAGATCCTCTCCGGCGACATCAAGCGATTCACCCTCACCGCGAGCCAGGTGAACTGGTATTTGTACCCCGGCAAAGCGGTCGTCGCGTGCGGCTACAACGGCCAAGTGCCTGGCCCGGTCCTCCGCGTGCGCGTGGGCGATCGCGTCCAAATCCTCCTGAGAAACGAGCTGAACGAGCCCACCACGCTGCACATCCAGGGCCTCGATCTGCCGGCGTCGCAGTTGGGAATCGGAGACGTCACCGAATCCCCCATCCCTCCGGGCGGCGAACGCCTGTACAGCTTCACCGTGACGCCACAGATGGTGGGCACCCACCTGTACGAGAGCGGCACGGATATGGCCAGCGAGATCGACCAAGGACTGCACGGGGTGCTGCTCGTCGATCCGGCCCGGGGATCCCTTTATCCCCAGGCGAAGGTGGACGCGCTCTTCGAGATCGACGCGTGGATGGTGGACGGATCGACCACCGAAAACGCGTTTGGCCTGGACGGCAAGCCGTATCCCGACGCGCCCGAACTGACGGTGCCGTACGGCAGCCGCGTGGTGCTGCGCATCGTCAACGCGAGCGGGATGTGCTACCACGCCATGCACCTGCACGAGACGACGTTTTGGCTGCTGGCGGAAGACGGGCACCCCCTCGCCAAGCCGCGGCCGATGAACGTGCTCGCCATCGCGCCAGGTGAGACGGCCGATGTGGAATTTGTGGCAAACGTCAGGGGGGATTGGATGTTTCACTGCCACATCCTCGATCACATGATGAACCCAGACGACGAGGTGGACATGATGGGAGGGCTCGTGACCTTCATCCACGTCCGATGA
- a CDS encoding multicopper oxidase family protein, translated as MRRAFLRRAARAAAWSASAVIACALGYAALSHTDAQAANSTAPMAMPSSADAQPSTASLPNLTNAQILQESKDAVNLMNEVSLKPRVLPGGVKEFTLTASRFAWNFYRNVNLWAWGYNGQVPGPLIRVRVGDRVEIVVHNDLPEPTTVHWHGLAVPNDMDGVPGFPAPAIPPGGTFIYRFTVTNQMVGTHWYHSHYDDDYQVDAGLNGVIIVDPRTTPPAMRHVRDVLFVLGAGKQNGSDNENTFLINGKAYPDTPQLTVKRGTTVYMRIVNACAETFHAMTLDGYDLTVAAQDGQPQPDPQTVSVVSIAPSETVDVEFTADRTGTFPFYDTVASSLINPNDPTDLVGGMMTLIHVVP; from the coding sequence TTGCGACGCGCATTCCTTCGCCGGGCGGCGCGCGCCGCGGCCTGGAGCGCCTCGGCCGTGATCGCCTGCGCGCTTGGCTACGCGGCCTTGAGCCACACCGACGCGCAAGCCGCCAACAGCACGGCGCCGATGGCCATGCCATCCAGCGCCGACGCCCAACCGTCGACAGCCTCGCTGCCCAACCTGACGAATGCCCAAATCCTACAAGAGAGCAAAGACGCTGTCAACCTGATGAACGAGGTCTCGCTCAAGCCCCGCGTGCTGCCCGGCGGCGTGAAGGAGTTCACGCTCACCGCCTCTCGTTTCGCCTGGAACTTCTACCGCAACGTGAACCTCTGGGCGTGGGGGTACAACGGCCAGGTGCCTGGCCCGCTCATCCGCGTCCGCGTGGGCGATCGCGTCGAGATCGTCGTGCACAACGATCTGCCGGAGCCGACGACGGTCCACTGGCATGGCCTGGCGGTGCCCAACGACATGGACGGCGTGCCCGGCTTTCCTGCGCCCGCCATTCCGCCGGGCGGCACGTTCATCTACCGGTTTACCGTGACCAACCAGATGGTCGGCACGCACTGGTATCACAGCCACTACGACGATGACTACCAGGTGGACGCCGGCTTGAACGGCGTGATCATCGTCGATCCCAGGACCACGCCGCCTGCCATGCGCCACGTGCGGGACGTGCTCTTCGTGCTCGGGGCCGGCAAGCAGAACGGCTCGGACAACGAGAACACGTTCCTCATCAACGGCAAGGCCTACCCGGACACGCCGCAGCTCACCGTGAAGCGCGGCACGACCGTCTACATGCGCATCGTCAACGCCTGTGCTGAGACGTTCCACGCCATGACCCTGGACGGCTACGACCTGACGGTTGCGGCGCAGGATGGGCAGCCCCAGCCCGATCCACAGACCGTCAGCGTGGTGTCCATCGCGCCAAGCGAAACGGTCGATGTCGAATTCACGGCCGACCGAACCGGGACCTTCCCGTTCTACGACACCGTGGCGAGCTCGCTCATCAACCCCAACGATCCGACCGATCTCGTCGGCGGCATGATGACGCTCATCCACGTCGTCCCGTGA